A region from the Parabacteroides sp. FAFU027 genome encodes:
- a CDS encoding isocitrate dehydrogenase (NADP(+)) yields MSKIKVANPVVELDGDEMTRIIWKFIKDKLILPYLDVDIKYYDLGIESRDNTNDQITIEASNAIKQYGVGIKCATITPDEARVKEFHLKQMWKSPNGTIRNILDGTVFREPIVIKNVPRLVTNWTAPIIVGRHAFGDQYRATDTVIKGKGKLTMTFTPEDGGEPQVFEVYNYKGDGVAMTMYNTDESIYGFARSCFNMALSKKWPLYLSTKNTILKKYDGRFKDIFEDVYQNEFKAQFDAAGITYEHRLIDDMVASALKWNGNFVWACKNYDGDVQSDTVAQGFGSLGLMTSVLVTPDGKTMEAEAAHGTVTRHYREHQKGKPTSTNPIASIFAWTRGLAFRGKLDGNQELIDFSNALEQVCIEVVESGKMTKDLAVCIHGNKVNHGEHYLYTEEFLDAIDAGLKKKMGL; encoded by the coding sequence ATGAGTAAAATCAAAGTAGCCAATCCCGTTGTGGAGCTTGATGGGGACGAAATGACCCGCATCATCTGGAAGTTTATCAAAGACAAGCTGATCCTTCCTTATCTTGATGTAGATATCAAATATTACGACCTGGGCATTGAGTCACGTGACAATACAAATGACCAGATTACCATCGAAGCTTCCAACGCAATCAAACAATATGGCGTGGGTATCAAGTGCGCAACCATCACTCCCGATGAGGCCCGCGTAAAAGAATTTCACCTCAAACAGATGTGGAAATCACCTAACGGTACTATCCGTAACATTCTGGACGGAACCGTATTCCGTGAGCCGATCGTAATCAAAAACGTTCCCCGCCTGGTGACTAACTGGACTGCTCCGATTATCGTGGGTCGTCATGCCTTTGGCGATCAGTACCGTGCCACCGATACCGTGATCAAGGGCAAAGGTAAACTGACCATGACCTTTACGCCGGAAGATGGTGGCGAGCCTCAGGTATTCGAGGTGTATAATTACAAAGGCGACGGCGTGGCCATGACCATGTACAATACCGACGAAAGTATCTACGGTTTTGCACGCAGCTGTTTCAATATGGCGTTGAGCAAAAAATGGCCGCTTTACCTTTCTACCAAAAATACCATCCTGAAGAAATACGACGGTCGCTTCAAAGATATCTTCGAAGATGTTTACCAAAACGAGTTCAAAGCTCAGTTTGACGCAGCGGGTATTACCTACGAGCACCGCCTGATTGACGACATGGTGGCCAGCGCATTGAAATGGAACGGAAACTTCGTGTGGGCTTGTAAAAACTACGACGGAGACGTGCAGAGCGACACTGTGGCTCAGGGCTTCGGGTCGTTAGGTTTGATGACTTCGGTACTGGTGACTCCTGACGGCAAGACGATGGAGGCGGAAGCTGCCCACGGAACTGTGACCCGTCACTACCGCGAGCACCAGAAAGGTAAACCGACCTCTACCAACCCGATTGCCTCTATCTTTGCCTGGACCCGCGGTCTGGCTTTCCGTGGCAAACTGGACGGCAACCAGGAGTTGATTGACTTCAGTAACGCACTCGAACAGGTCTGTATCGAAGTGGTGGAAAGCGGTAAAATGACCAAAGACCTTGCCGTTTGTATTCACGGTAACAAGGTGAACCACGGTGAGCATTACCTCTACACCGAAGAGTTTCTCGATGCTATCGATGCCGGTTTGAAAAAGAAAATGGGCTTGTAA
- the rsfS gene encoding ribosome silencing factor produces the protein MDNTQDLLEKVIEGIQDKKGNRITVVDLQEIDDAICRYMVVCQGGSTTQVGAIANNVVDHVRTHNGDKPIAQDGRKNMEWVAIDFGSVMTHIFLPETREYYKLEQLWEDAKLTQIEDIY, from the coding sequence ATGGATAATACACAGGATTTGCTGGAGAAAGTTATCGAAGGAATTCAGGATAAAAAAGGAAACAGAATAACCGTTGTTGACTTACAAGAGATTGACGATGCGATATGCCGTTACATGGTCGTGTGCCAGGGAGGTTCTACCACCCAGGTGGGTGCGATTGCCAATAACGTGGTAGATCATGTGCGGACTCACAACGGCGATAAGCCGATTGCCCAGGATGGAAGAAAAAACATGGAATGGGTGGCTATTGACTTCGGTTCGGTGATGACACACATTTTCCTCCCCGAAACCCGTGAATATTACAAGCTGGAACAACTCTGGGAAGACGCCAAACTTACACAGATTGAAGATATCTATTAA
- the ftsH gene encoding ATP-dependent zinc metalloprotease FtsH — protein MEQPQNPNNKKPNFKINLYWIYTVIAFILIGGYYYSNMQNTTDVSWSKFQKYAKDGSIKNIVVYQGQNMLEATVQDSAIQKVTGKTKQEVGSNPKITVQIPSSDKISDLVSQWEKENGVSVPLKYEKGNDFFSQFLWTFGPLILLAFVWIYFMRRMSGQGGAGGGVFNVGKAKAQIFDKSAQNKVTFKDVAGLSEAKQEVEEIVEFLRNPSKFTELGGKIPKGALLIGPPGTGKTLLAKAVAGEADVPFFSLSGSDFVEMFVGVGASRVRDLFRQAKEKAPCIIFIDEIDAVGRARGKNPSMGGNDERESTLNQLLTEMDGFGTNSGIIVMAATNRVDILDKALLRAGRFDRQINVDLPDLNDRKEIFGVHLRPIKIDESVNIEFLSRQTPGFSGADIANVCNEAALIAARNGKTYVQKQDFMDAVDRIIGGLEKKTKITTREEREAISIHESGHATLSWFLEHASPLVKVTIVPRGRALGAAWYLPEERQITTKEQMLDEMCATLGGRAAEEIFLGRISTGAINDLERVNKQAYAMIAYYGMSDKLSNICYYDSTGQEYGFTKPYSESTALLIDQEVNKMINEQYDRAKEMLLAHKDGHRALTDKLLETEVIYKEDLEKIFGERLWKSRSEEVLANVEPKADEPKDESSENDEINQDVQPL, from the coding sequence ATGGAGCAACCACAAAATCCGAATAACAAAAAGCCCAATTTTAAAATCAACCTCTACTGGATTTATACCGTCATCGCTTTTATTCTGATCGGAGGCTATTACTATAGCAACATGCAGAATACCACCGATGTGAGCTGGTCAAAATTCCAGAAATACGCCAAAGATGGTTCAATCAAGAATATTGTCGTCTATCAGGGACAAAATATGCTGGAGGCGACCGTACAGGATTCGGCGATTCAGAAAGTAACCGGCAAAACTAAACAGGAGGTTGGCAGCAACCCTAAAATCACGGTTCAAATCCCCTCTTCCGATAAAATCAGCGACCTTGTATCCCAATGGGAAAAGGAGAATGGCGTTAGCGTTCCCCTTAAATACGAAAAAGGGAATGATTTCTTCAGCCAGTTTTTGTGGACATTCGGTCCGCTCATCCTGCTGGCATTCGTCTGGATCTATTTTATGCGTCGTATGTCGGGACAAGGCGGTGCCGGCGGTGGCGTATTCAACGTTGGCAAAGCCAAAGCGCAAATCTTCGATAAATCAGCACAAAATAAGGTTACGTTTAAAGACGTTGCCGGACTTTCCGAAGCCAAACAGGAGGTAGAAGAGATTGTGGAATTCCTCCGCAACCCGTCTAAATTCACCGAGCTGGGTGGTAAAATCCCGAAAGGCGCCCTGCTGATTGGCCCTCCGGGAACCGGTAAAACCCTTCTGGCTAAAGCTGTAGCAGGAGAAGCGGATGTACCTTTCTTCTCGTTGTCAGGTTCTGATTTCGTGGAAATGTTTGTCGGTGTGGGAGCTTCCCGCGTACGTGACCTTTTCCGTCAGGCAAAAGAAAAAGCACCGTGTATCATCTTCATCGATGAGATTGACGCTGTGGGTCGTGCCCGCGGCAAAAACCCGAGCATGGGCGGTAATGATGAGCGCGAAAGCACCCTCAACCAGCTGCTTACTGAAATGGACGGTTTTGGCACCAACAGCGGTATCATCGTGATGGCTGCTACCAACCGCGTCGATATCCTGGATAAAGCCTTACTCCGCGCAGGTCGTTTCGACCGTCAAATCAACGTGGATTTGCCTGACCTGAATGACCGTAAAGAAATTTTCGGGGTTCACCTTCGCCCGATTAAGATTGACGAATCTGTAAATATCGAATTCCTTTCACGCCAGACTCCGGGCTTCTCCGGGGCTGATATCGCCAACGTTTGTAACGAAGCGGCTTTGATCGCAGCCCGTAACGGTAAAACATACGTGCAAAAACAAGATTTCATGGATGCCGTGGACCGTATCATAGGTGGATTGGAAAAGAAAACAAAAATCACCACCCGCGAAGAACGTGAAGCCATTTCCATTCACGAATCGGGTCACGCTACCCTGAGCTGGTTCCTCGAACATGCCAGCCCGCTGGTTAAGGTGACCATCGTTCCCCGTGGACGTGCATTGGGTGCTGCCTGGTATTTACCGGAAGAACGCCAAATCACAACCAAAGAGCAGATGCTGGACGAAATGTGCGCAACATTGGGCGGACGTGCTGCTGAAGAAATCTTCCTCGGTCGCATTTCAACCGGCGCAATCAATGACCTGGAGCGCGTAAACAAACAGGCTTATGCCATGATTGCTTACTACGGCATGAGCGATAAGCTTTCAAACATCTGCTACTACGACTCAACCGGTCAGGAATACGGATTCACGAAGCCTTACAGCGAATCAACCGCCCTGCTGATTGACCAGGAAGTAAACAAGATGATAAACGAGCAGTACGACCGTGCTAAAGAGATGCTACTTGCTCATAAGGACGGACACCGCGCCCTGACAGACAAACTGCTCGAAACCGAAGTAATCTACAAAGAAGACCTTGAAAAAATATTCGGAGAAAGATTATGGAAATCCCGCAGTGAAGAGGTTCTGGCAAATGTAGAGCCTAAAGCAGACGAGCCGAAGGATGAAAGCAGCGAAAACGACGAAATCAATCAGGACGTTCAACCTCTTTAA
- a CDS encoding phosphatidate cytidylyltransferase, with translation MPELLKRSITGFILVGVMISAILFHPVSALSVFILITFAGLYEFYGLMNRLEFVKSQKLIHAVAGAYLLMISYLGATGEFHKWLLLPYFIYFIYLYIAELYKEKGASIQNNALALFGHLYIAVPFAILMWFGYVHSDEYNPILPLALFASIWINDSGAYLVGVKFGKHRLFERISPKKSWEGFAGGLFFALMGSLVFAHFSDVLNVWQWLGFAFTVSISATYGDLFESMLKRSLNIKDSGNILPGHGGILDRFDAPLLAIPAAAAYLLLFA, from the coding sequence ATGCCTGAACTTTTAAAACGCTCTATCACCGGATTCATACTCGTAGGAGTAATGATTTCTGCGATTCTGTTCCATCCGGTTTCCGCCCTTTCCGTATTTATCCTGATAACTTTTGCCGGCCTTTATGAATTTTACGGTCTTATGAACCGCCTCGAATTTGTAAAAAGCCAGAAGCTGATACATGCTGTTGCAGGAGCCTATTTACTTATGATCTCTTATTTGGGTGCAACCGGAGAATTCCACAAATGGCTGCTTCTCCCCTATTTTATCTACTTCATCTATCTCTACATTGCCGAATTGTACAAAGAAAAGGGAGCTTCAATACAGAATAACGCTTTAGCTCTTTTCGGACATCTTTATATTGCTGTTCCATTTGCCATCCTGATGTGGTTTGGCTATGTCCACAGCGATGAATATAATCCAATCTTACCTTTAGCCCTGTTTGCGTCTATCTGGATAAATGATTCAGGCGCCTATCTGGTTGGAGTTAAATTCGGGAAACACCGTCTGTTTGAACGCATTTCCCCGAAAAAATCATGGGAAGGATTTGCCGGCGGACTCTTCTTCGCCCTGATGGGTTCATTGGTATTTGCTCACTTCAGCGATGTCCTGAATGTATGGCAATGGCTCGGTTTTGCCTTTACCGTATCAATCAGCGCCACTTACGGAGACTTGTTTGAGTCCATGCTGAAACGATCGCTCAACATCAAGGATTCAGGAAATATCCTGCCGGGGCACGGGGGCATCCTCGACCGCTTCGACGCACCGCTATTGGCAATTCCTGCTGCGGCGGCGTATCTGCTTCTATTTGCATAA
- the kduI gene encoding 5-dehydro-4-deoxy-D-glucuronate isomerase, which translates to MKTNYEIRYASHPQDAKNYDTARLRKEHLIENLFTANEVNMVYSLYDRMVVGGALPAGEVLPIEAIDPLKAPHFLHRRELGIFNVGGGKGIVKVGDVTYELNYKEALYLGAGDREVTFASADASNPAKLYFNSCPAHKTCPDKKVTKADALVMELGSLETANHRNINKMLVREVVETCQLQMGMTELKPGSIWNTMPAHTHSRRMEAYFYFEVPEGQAVCHFMGEPTETRHIWMTGDQAVLSPEWSIHSAAATYNYTFIWGMGGENLDYGDQDFYKHTELR; encoded by the coding sequence ATGAAAACAAACTATGAAATTCGCTATGCATCTCACCCGCAAGATGCTAAAAATTACGACACTGCCCGTCTTCGTAAAGAGCATTTGATTGAAAATCTTTTTACGGCAAATGAAGTAAACATGGTTTACAGCCTTTACGACCGTATGGTGGTAGGTGGCGCTCTTCCTGCCGGCGAAGTATTGCCTATCGAAGCAATCGACCCGTTGAAAGCTCCTCACTTCCTACACCGTCGTGAATTGGGTATCTTCAACGTTGGTGGCGGTAAAGGTATCGTAAAAGTGGGTGATGTAACATACGAACTCAACTATAAAGAAGCGCTTTACCTGGGTGCTGGCGACAGAGAAGTTACTTTTGCAAGTGCTGATGCTTCAAACCCTGCCAAACTTTACTTTAACTCCTGCCCTGCTCACAAAACTTGTCCTGATAAAAAAGTGACTAAAGCTGATGCGTTGGTAATGGAACTGGGTTCTTTGGAAACTGCTAACCACCGTAACATCAACAAAATGTTGGTTCGGGAAGTAGTCGAGACATGCCAGCTTCAAATGGGTATGACCGAACTGAAACCGGGCAGCATCTGGAACACCATGCCGGCACACACTCACAGCCGTCGTATGGAGGCTTACTTCTATTTCGAAGTACCGGAAGGACAGGCAGTTTGCCACTTCATGGGCGAACCTACTGAAACCCGTCACATCTGGATGACCGGCGACCAGGCTGTATTGTCTCCTGAATGGTCTATCCACTCTGCTGCTGCTACCTACAACTACACCTTCATCTGGGGTATGGGTGGCGAAAACCTCGACTACGGAGACCAGGATTTCTACAAACATACTGAATTGAGATAA
- a CDS encoding gluconate 5-dehydrogenase, which produces MVNFSLEGKIALVTGASYGIGYAIASGLAKAGATIVFNDINQDAVNKGLAAYEADGIKAKGYVADVTNEEQIQAMVAQIEKEVGTIDILVNNAGIIKRMPMHEMSAAEFRQVIDIDLNGPFICSKAVLPAMMKKKSGKIINICSMMSELGRETVSAYAAAKGGLKMLTKNIASEYGEYNIQCNGIGPGYIATPQTAPLRELQADGSRHPFDQFIIAKTPAARWGNPADLVGPAVFLASSASDFVNGHVLYVDGGILAYIGKQPK; this is translated from the coding sequence ATGGTAAACTTTTCATTAGAAGGAAAAATTGCTCTGGTAACCGGAGCATCTTACGGAATCGGTTACGCAATTGCCTCTGGTCTGGCAAAAGCAGGCGCTACTATCGTATTTAACGATATCAATCAGGATGCTGTAAACAAAGGTCTGGCCGCATACGAGGCTGACGGTATCAAAGCTAAAGGTTATGTTGCTGACGTAACCAACGAAGAGCAAATTCAGGCAATGGTTGCTCAAATCGAGAAAGAAGTTGGCACTATCGACATTTTGGTAAACAATGCGGGTATCATCAAACGTATGCCAATGCACGAAATGTCAGCTGCCGAATTCCGTCAGGTAATTGATATCGACCTGAATGGTCCGTTCATCTGCTCAAAAGCGGTATTGCCAGCTATGATGAAGAAAAAATCAGGTAAAATCATCAACATCTGCTCTATGATGAGTGAACTTGGCCGCGAAACTGTATCTGCTTATGCAGCTGCTAAAGGTGGTCTGAAAATGTTGACTAAAAACATCGCTTCTGAGTACGGTGAATACAACATCCAGTGTAACGGTATTGGCCCGGGCTACATCGCAACTCCTCAGACCGCTCCATTGCGCGAGCTTCAGGCTGATGGTTCACGTCACCCATTCGACCAGTTCATCATTGCTAAAACCCCTGCTGCTCGTTGGGGAAATCCAGCAGACTTGGTTGGTCCTGCGGTATTCCTTGCATCAAGCGCTTCTGACTTCGTAAACGGACACGTTCTTTACGTTGACGGTGGTATCCTGGCATACATCGGTAAACAGCCGAAATAA